The following are encoded together in the Tribolium castaneum strain GA2 chromosome 3, icTriCast1.1, whole genome shotgun sequence genome:
- the qsm gene encoding uncharacterized protein qsm — protein sequence MLVKVLVFFTFFLICSAKVTPKVKCTPELMRVEIPISASTKRVYLGSLRDYPDPACRPYTDPSGTLAVLELNLTDVYRCAVTRVVNKQTGKQIYYQTLVIESLENVEGVAKEIQETLHVKCSLFSSRNHSIARRDVLPAGFQEAEDADLQFMNISESRAPDPILGVGVRQAGKLVTGELNVSPGTPLQMEIFLDKASAPIYGLLVTHMQVTDTNVQEETIIYNGCSVDPYLFENFNTVDGDFLAAKFRAFKFPESTYVQFKGTVNVCLDKCKGVECSDGQIGYGRKRRAISSNPSSPNGLFEITITSFIKVDYEEGSEKLKDLIENQTVMYNNKMLIVGNQMTDNRRLYKTLDDNNLKSLESKEERSYTSIVAENSSSARNFDLAVISLLVLFRLFL from the exons ATGCTAGTGAAAGTGTTGGTCTTTTTCACCTTCTTCTTGATTTGTTCGGCCAAAG TGACCCCAAAAGTAAAATGCACTCCCGAGCTGATGAGGGTGGAGATTCCCATTTCGGCGTCGACGAAGCGCGTCTACCTGGGCAGTTTGCGGGACTATCCAGACCCCGCCTGCAGGCCCTACACCGATCCCTCGGGAACTCTCGCCGTGTTGGAGCTCAACCTGACTGATGTTTATCGATGTGCCGTCACCAGAGTCGTCAACAAGCAGACG GGCAAGCAGATTTATTACCAAACATTAGTGATAGAATCCTTGGAAAATGTGGAAGGAGTGGCGAAAGAGATCCAGGAAACGCTCCACGTTAAGTGTTCCCTATTCTCCTCAAGGAACCATTCGATAGCGCGCCGAGACGTGCTCCCGGCGGGATTCCAGGAAGCCGA GGACGCCGATTTGCAGTTTATGAATATCTCGGAGTCGAGGGCTCCAGACCCGATCCTGGGAGTGGGAGTGCGCCAAGCCGGGAAATTGGTTACGGGAGAATTGAACGTTTCGCCGGGAACTCCGCTCCAGATGGAGATTTTCCTGGATAAGGCCTCGGCGCCCATCTATGGGCTCCTGGTCACTCATATGCAAGTCACCGACACCAATGTCCAGGAGGAGACCATCATTTACAACGG GTGCTCGGTCGATCCATACCTATTCGAAAACTTCAACACAGTGGACGGCGACTTCCTCGCCGCCAAATTTCGAGCTTTCAAATTCCCCGAATCAACTTACGTCCAATTTAAAGGAACGGTCAACGTATGTCTCGACAAATGCAAAGGG GTGGAGTGCAGCGACGGCCAGATCGGCTACGGTCGAAAGCGGCGCGCCATTTCCTCAAATCCCAGCAGTCCTAACGGCTTATTCGAAATAACCATCACGTCGTTCATAAAAGTCGATTATGAAGAGGGATCGGAAAAGTTGAAAGACCTAATCGAGAACCAGACAGTGATGTACAATAACAAGATGCTGATAGTCGGCAATCAAATGACGGATAATCGGAGGCTTTATAAAACCCTAGACGACAACAACTTAAAAAGCCTAGAGAGCAAAGAGGAGCGCTCTTACACTTCCATTGTGGCAGAAAACTCATCGTCAGCGCGCAATTTCGATCTAGCCGTTATTTCGCTTTTAGTTTTGTTCAGATTGTTCTTGTAA